A window of the Alnus glutinosa chromosome 4, dhAlnGlut1.1, whole genome shotgun sequence genome harbors these coding sequences:
- the LOC133866797 gene encoding probable metal-nicotianamine transporter YSL7 isoform X1, whose protein sequence is MKQNSGEDKVENGYDPEDDRNHNHDNRKLKDLGELSMERLFEDQEVPSWRKQLTVRAFVVSFVLSILFCFIVMKLNLTTGIIPSLNVSAGLLGFFFVSTWTKLLGKSGLLKQPFTRQENTVIQTCVVASSGIAFSGGFGSYLFGMSEEIAKQSSNTLDFKNPSLVWMIGFLLVVSFLGLFSVVPLRKIMVIDFKLTYPSGTATALLINSFHTPQGAKLANKQVRELGKFFTFSFLWGFFQWFYTAGNDCGFLSFPSLGLKAYKYKFYFDFSATYVGVGMICPYIVNISVLLGGILSWGLMWPLIEKRKGDWYSAELPDNNLHGIQGYRVFIAIAMILGDGLYNFLKVLGRTIIGLSYQFKYKHVSSDLPTIGHSSQVSSQVSYDDKRRTQLFLKDQIPAWFAIGGYVAIAAISTAILPHIFHQLKWYYVLVIYIFAPALAFCNAYGCGLTDWSLASTYGKLAIFTIGAWAGASHGGVLAGLAACGIMMNIVSTASDLVQDFKTGYLTLASPRSMFLSQVIGTAMGCVISPCVFWLFYKAFDVGGHGSQYPAPNAVVYRNMALLGLEGFSSLPDNCLKLCFGFFAAAVLINLIRDLVDKRWGRFIPLPMAMAIPFYLGSYFAIDMCLGSLILFVWEKTNKAKADAFGPAVASGLICGDGIWTLPASILSLAGVKPPICMKFLSRGRNAKVDKFLGN, encoded by the exons atgaaacaaaatagtGGGGAGGACAAGGTGGAGAACGGTTACGATCCGGAAGATGATCGGAATCATAACCACGACAACCGGAAGCTCAAGGATTTGGGAGAGTTGTCGATGGAGAGGCTGTTTGAGGACCAAGAGGTGCCGTCGTGGAGGAAGCAGCTGACGGTGAGAGCCTTCGTGGTGAGCTTTGTGCTGAGCATACTGTTCTGCTTCATAGTGATGAAGCTCAACCTCACGACCGGTATCATTCCTTCCCTCAACGTCTCCGCCGGTCTCTTAGGGTTCTTCTTCGTCAGTACTTGGACCAAGTTGCTTGGGAAGTCCGGCTTGTTGAAGCAGCCCTTCACCAGGCAGGAAAACACTGTCATCCAGACCTGCGTTGTCGCCTCCTCCGGCATCGCCTTCAGTG GAGGCTTTGGAAGTTATCTCTTTGGAATGAGTGAAGAAATTGCCAAACAATCATCAAATACTCTTGATTTCAAAAACCCGTCATTGGTATGGATGATCGGCTTTCTCCTTGTTGTCAGCTTTCTTGGACTCTTCTCGGTGGTGCCCCTCCGAAAG ATTATGGTCATAGACTTCAAACTGACATATCCAAGTGGAACTGCAACCGCTCTTCTTATCAACAGCTTCCACACTCCTCAAGGAGCCAAACTAGCAAA TAAACAGGTGAGAGAGTTGGGCAAGTTTTTCACCTTCAGCTTTTTATGGGGTTTCTTCCAATGGTTCTATACTGCTGGAAACGATTGTGGATTTTTAAGCTTCCCGTCATTAGGGCTCAAAGCatataaatacaa ATTCTATTTTGATTTCTCAGCAACATATGTTGGGGTTGGAATGATTTGTCCCTATATCGTAAATATATCAGTCCTTCTTGGAGGGATTCTTTCTTGGGGTCTGATGTGGCCTCtcatagaaaaaagaaagggtgaCTGGTATTCTGCAGAGCTGCCAGATAACAATCTACATGGTATTCAAGGATATAGG GTATTTATAGCCATAGCCATGATCCTAGGTGACGGTCTATACAACTTCCTCAAGGTTCTAGGTCGAACCATCATAGGTTTGTCTTATCAGTTTAAGTACAAACATGTGAGCTCCGATCTCCCCACTATAGGCCATTCCTCTCAAGTGAGCTCTCAGGTGTCATATGACGACAAGCGCCGGACCCAACTCTTTCTCAAAGATCAAATTCCAGCATGGTTTGCCATTGGAGGCTATGTTGCTATTGCTGCCATATCTACAGCTATTCTTCCACATATCTTTCACCAGCTCAAATGGTATTACGTATTGGTGATCTACATATTTGCCCCCGCATTAGCTTTCTGCAATGCATATGGTTGTGGGCTCACTGATTGGTCCCTGGCATCCACGTATGGAAAGCTTGCCATCTTTACAATTGGAGCATGGGCCGGTGCCTCTCATGGTGGAGTTCTTGCAGGCCTAGCAGCTTGTGGGATTATGATGAACATTGTCTCAACAGCCTCTGATCTCGTGCaggatttcaagactggctacTTAACTCTAGCTTCACCCCGGTCCATGTTTTTGAGCCAAGTAATTGGCACAGCAATGGGTTGTGTGATTTCCCCTTGTGTCTTTTGGCTCTTTTACAAGGCCTTTGACGTTGGGGGGCATGGAAGCCAATATCCTGCCCCTAATGCTGTTGTGTACCGGAACATGGCTTTGTTGGGGCTAGAGGGCTTCTCAAGTCTACCAGATAATTGCCTTAagctttgttttgggtttttcgcTGCGGCCGTTCTGATAAATTTGATTAGAGATTTAGTGGATAAGAGATGGGGGCGGTTCATTCCACTTCCAATGGCAATGGCAATACCTTTCTATTTAGGATCATATTTCGCCATTGACATGTGTCTTGGGAGCTTGATATTGTTCGTGTGGGAGAAGACAAACAAGGCCAAGGCAGATGCTTTTGGGCCTGCAGTAGCTTCTGGTTTGATATGTGGGGATGGGATATGGACTTTGCCTGCTTCTATTCTTTCTCTGGCTGGGGTTAAGCCACCAATCTGCATGAAGTTTTTGTCACGAGGGAGAAATGCTAAGGTTGATAAATTTTTAGGTAATTAA
- the LOC133866797 gene encoding probable metal-nicotianamine transporter YSL7 isoform X2, whose translation MICPYIVNISVLLGGILSWGLMWPLIEKRKGDWYSAELPDNNLHGIQGYRVFIAIAMILGDGLYNFLKVLGRTIIGLSYQFKYKHVSSDLPTIGHSSQVSSQVSYDDKRRTQLFLKDQIPAWFAIGGYVAIAAISTAILPHIFHQLKWYYVLVIYIFAPALAFCNAYGCGLTDWSLASTYGKLAIFTIGAWAGASHGGVLAGLAACGIMMNIVSTASDLVQDFKTGYLTLASPRSMFLSQVIGTAMGCVISPCVFWLFYKAFDVGGHGSQYPAPNAVVYRNMALLGLEGFSSLPDNCLKLCFGFFAAAVLINLIRDLVDKRWGRFIPLPMAMAIPFYLGSYFAIDMCLGSLILFVWEKTNKAKADAFGPAVASGLICGDGIWTLPASILSLAGVKPPICMKFLSRGRNAKVDKFLGN comes from the exons ATGATTTGTCCCTATATCGTAAATATATCAGTCCTTCTTGGAGGGATTCTTTCTTGGGGTCTGATGTGGCCTCtcatagaaaaaagaaagggtgaCTGGTATTCTGCAGAGCTGCCAGATAACAATCTACATGGTATTCAAGGATATAGG GTATTTATAGCCATAGCCATGATCCTAGGTGACGGTCTATACAACTTCCTCAAGGTTCTAGGTCGAACCATCATAGGTTTGTCTTATCAGTTTAAGTACAAACATGTGAGCTCCGATCTCCCCACTATAGGCCATTCCTCTCAAGTGAGCTCTCAGGTGTCATATGACGACAAGCGCCGGACCCAACTCTTTCTCAAAGATCAAATTCCAGCATGGTTTGCCATTGGAGGCTATGTTGCTATTGCTGCCATATCTACAGCTATTCTTCCACATATCTTTCACCAGCTCAAATGGTATTACGTATTGGTGATCTACATATTTGCCCCCGCATTAGCTTTCTGCAATGCATATGGTTGTGGGCTCACTGATTGGTCCCTGGCATCCACGTATGGAAAGCTTGCCATCTTTACAATTGGAGCATGGGCCGGTGCCTCTCATGGTGGAGTTCTTGCAGGCCTAGCAGCTTGTGGGATTATGATGAACATTGTCTCAACAGCCTCTGATCTCGTGCaggatttcaagactggctacTTAACTCTAGCTTCACCCCGGTCCATGTTTTTGAGCCAAGTAATTGGCACAGCAATGGGTTGTGTGATTTCCCCTTGTGTCTTTTGGCTCTTTTACAAGGCCTTTGACGTTGGGGGGCATGGAAGCCAATATCCTGCCCCTAATGCTGTTGTGTACCGGAACATGGCTTTGTTGGGGCTAGAGGGCTTCTCAAGTCTACCAGATAATTGCCTTAagctttgttttgggtttttcgcTGCGGCCGTTCTGATAAATTTGATTAGAGATTTAGTGGATAAGAGATGGGGGCGGTTCATTCCACTTCCAATGGCAATGGCAATACCTTTCTATTTAGGATCATATTTCGCCATTGACATGTGTCTTGGGAGCTTGATATTGTTCGTGTGGGAGAAGACAAACAAGGCCAAGGCAGATGCTTTTGGGCCTGCAGTAGCTTCTGGTTTGATATGTGGGGATGGGATATGGACTTTGCCTGCTTCTATTCTTTCTCTGGCTGGGGTTAAGCCACCAATCTGCATGAAGTTTTTGTCACGAGGGAGAAATGCTAAGGTTGATAAATTTTTAGGTAATTAA